TATCTGGTCCTCTACTGCGGCGGGGACGGCGCGCAGGACGCCCTGCGCGCCCGCTCCGCGCGACTGCAGCACGCCATGGCGGCCGGATTCGCGCGGGCGCTGCGCGAGCGGACGCTGGCCGAGCAGGAGACCATCGCACGCGCCGCCCTCCAGGCCCAGGGCATCGTCGCGGACGCGCTGCACGCGACCGAGGCGCGCTTCCGCGCGGTCTTCGAGGGCGCGGCCATAGGCATCGGCGTCGCGGACCTCGACGGCAACATCCTGCAGGTGAACAACGCCCTGCTGCGGATGTTCGGCGGGACCGAGCAGCTGATGCGCGGACGCAACGTCATGGAGTGGACCCACCCCGAGGACGGTGCCCAGGTCTGGCGGCTCTACGAGGAGCTGGTGCGCGGCGACCGCGAGCACTACCACGTCGAGAAGGCCTTCTACCGGCCCGACGGAACGGTCCTGTGGACCAACCTCACCGTCTCGCTGCTGCGTGACGCGGACGGCCGGCCGCAGTACCAGCTCGCCCTCATGGAGGACACCACCGAGCGCAGGCTGCTCAACCTCCGGCTGCGGTACGAGGCCACGCACGACGCGCTCACCGGGCTGCCCAACCGCACGCTGTTCTTCGAACGGCTCGACAAGGCCCTCGCGGCGGGCGACGGCCAGCGCTTCGGGCTCTGCTACCTCGACCTCGACGGCTTCAAGACCATCAACGACAGCCTCGGGCACGCGGCGGGCGACCGGCTGCTCGTCGAGGTCGCCGACCGGCTGCAGTCCTGCGCGACCGCGCCCGGCGAGATGGTGGCCCGGCTCGGCGGCGACGAGTTCGTGGCGCTGACCACCGGGCCCGACACCGAGAGCGAGGTCGACGCGCTCGCCGACCGCATCATGAACGCGCTGATCACGCCGGTGCGCATCGACGGCCGTGAACTCACCGTGCGCGGCAGCATCGGCATCGTCGAGGGGCCGGCGGGGGAGCGCGGCCCGGCGGAGGTGCTGCGCAGCGCGGACATCACGATGTACCGGGCCAAGTCGGCGGGCGGCAACCGCTACGAGCTGGCCGACGCGGAGGCGGACGCCCGCGCGATCACCCGGCACGGGCTCACCACGGCGCTGCCGGCGGCGCTGGACCGGGGCGAGTTCTTCATCGAGTACCAGCCGCTCGTGCATCTCGGGGACGGCAGTGTGCACGGGGCCGAGGCGCTGGTGCGGTGGCTGCATCCGCAGCACGGCGTGCTCGGGCCCGACCGGTTCATCCCGCTCGCCGAGCACACCGGGCTGATCGTGCCGCTGGGCCGGTGGGTCCTGGAGCAGTCGGTGCGGCAGGCGCGGGAGTGGCAGGAACGTCACTCCGGCGCCGGGCCGCTGCGGATCAACGTCAATCTGTCGCCGTGCCAGCTGACCCATCCGGGGCTCGTCTCCGACACGGTGGACATCCTGGAGCGGGTCGGTCTCGAACCGGACTCGCTGTGCCTGGAGGTCACCGAGTCCGCGCTGATCGGGGCGGACGACGACTTGCTGAAGCCGTTGCGGCGGCTGGCCGAGATGGGTGTCGACATCGCGCTCGACGACTTCGGTACGGGGTACTCGAACCTGGCCAATCTGCGGCGGCTGCCGGTGAGCATCCTGAAGCTCGACCGGTCCTTCACGCAGGGCATGCAGCAGTTCCCCGCCGACCCGGTCGACCTCAAGATCGTCGAGGGGATCGTGTCGCTGGCCCACAGCCTGGACCTCGCGGTCACGGTGGAGGGGGTGGAGACGGGGGCGCAGGCGGAGCAGTTGCGGCTGCTCGGCTGTGACACGGCACAGGGCTGGTACTACGCCCGCCCCGGCCCACCGGACCGCCTCCACGACCTGGCCCTGATCGACGCCACAGGCTGACCACGGCCCCCCGCCTGTTGCGCAGTTCCCCGCGCCCCTGGGGGGGGAAGGGGCAGGCCGATTGGAACGTGCGGGCACGTCGTGGCTGAGCGCGCAGTTCCCCGCGCCCCTGGGTGGTGATGGTGACGGGCTGTCGGCAGGTGCGGGTGCGCTGTGGTGGGCCGCGCAGTTCCCCGCGCCCCTGAAGGGGCGCCCCTTCAGGGGCGCGGGGAACGGCGCACTCAGCCACAGCACGCCCGACTTGACAGCGCGGGGCACCCTTTCCCACCCAGGGGCGCGGGGAACTGCGCGCTCAGCCGTGGTGCGGCTGCACCTTTGAAACGTGCCTCCACCTGCTCGGGGGCGCGGGGAACGGCGCAATGCGGTGCGCGCGCCCCCGCCGAATCCCCGTTCACCGTTCACCGTTCCAGCAGCATCCGCTGCAGTTCTCGTGCCGCCCGCGGCGGCGCCACGTCACTGCGGTGGGCCAGCGCGATCGTCCGGGCCAGCCCGGGCCGCGCCAGCGGCGTCACCCGCAACCCCGCCCCCGACCGCACCGCCACCATCCGCGGCACCACGGCCACCCCCAGCCCCGCCCGCACAAACCCCAGCACCGCGTCCATCTCCCCGCCCTCCACCGCGAAATCCGGGTCGAACCCCGCGGAGCGGCACGCGGCGACGGTCAGCTCCCGCAGGTCGTACCCGTGCCGGAACATCACCAGCCGTTCCCCCTCCAGGTCGGGGACCCCGACGGCCCGCCGCCCGCCCCCCGGCGCCGGCGCGTCGGGCGAGGACACCACCACCAGGTCCTCCCGCAACACCTCCACCGTGGTCAGCGCCGGTGAGGGGGTGGGGAGAGGGAGGACGACGAGGGCCAGGTCCAGCGCCCCGCGCGCCAGCTCCCGTACGAGGTCGTGCGAGCCCCCCTCCTCGATCAGCAGCCTGATCCCGGGATAGCGGTCGTGGAAGGCGCGCAGCACGTCCGGCAGCAGCCCCGTGCACAGACTCGGCGTCGCCCCCAGCCGCACCCGCCCGCTGCGCAGCTGCGCCAGCTCCTGCACCTCGTGCCGAGCAGTCTCCGCGTCCGCCAGGATGCGCCGGGCCAGCGGCAGCAGCGCCTCCCCGGCGTCCGTGAGCGTGATGTTCCCCCGCGCCCGCAGGAAGAGATCGGCCCCCAACTCCCGCTCCAGCGCCTTGATCTGCTGGGAGAGCGACGGCTGGGCCACATGCACCACGTCGGCGGCCCGGGTGAAGTGCCGGGTCTCGGCGACGGCCACGAAGTACTGGAGCTGCTGGAACTGCATGCCCCCATCGTACGTCCACGATAGGCGCAGTCTATGGAAACGAGCCGGACCATGTCTTGGACCGATCGATCACCCCGGCCGTAACGTCGATCACATGGCTCTGGCAACGCGGACGGAACGAAAACCGTCCATGACGCGCACCATGTGGGACTCGTCCGTCGGCAAGAAGACCGTGATGGCCGTCAGCGGCCTGATCATGCTGGGGTACCTGGCCGTCCACATGCTCGGCAACCTCAAGATCTTCTTCGGGGAGGGCGAGTTCGACCACTACGCCCACTGGCTGCGCACCCTCGGCGAGCCCTTCCTGCACTACGAGTGGGCCCTGTGGATCGTCCGCGTCGTCCTGGTCGTCGCCGTCGTCGCGCACGCCGTGTCCGCGTACCAGCTCAGCCGCCGCGACATCCGCGCGCGCCCCACCAAGTACGCGCACAAGAAGCCCCGGGCCAGTTACGCCACCCGCACCATGCGCTGGGGCGGGATCATCCTCGGCCTGTTCATCGTCTGGCACATCCTGGACCTGACCACCGGCACCGTGCACGCGAACGGCTTCCAGCACGGACACCCGTACCAGAACGTGATCGACACCTTCTCCACCTGGTACGGCAACGTCATCTACATCGTCGCCGTCCTCGCGCTCGGCCTGCACGTCCGGCACGGCTTCTGGAGCGCCGCACAGACCCTGGGCGTGGGCAGCCGTACCCGCGACCGAGCCTTCAAGACCATCGCCGACGTGCTCGCCGTGGTGCTCACGGCGGGCTTCGTCGCCGTACCCGTGGGCGTGATGACCGGAGTGGTGAGCTGACATGACCCCTGAAGCCGACATGAACTCCGGATCCGCCGCGTACCGGACGTTCGCCGAGTACACGACCGGGGACCCCGTCGTCGACACCAAGGCGCCGAAAGGGCCGGTGAACCAGCGCTGGGACACCCGCCGCTTCGAGGCCAAGCTGGTGAACCCCGCCAACCGCCGCAAGCACACCGTGATCGTCGTCGGTACCGGGCTCGCCGGCGGCGCGGCCGGCGCCACGCTCGCCGAACAGGGCTACCACGTCGTGCAGTTCTGCTACCAGGACTCGCCGCGCCGGGCCCACTCGATCGCCGCGCAGGGCGGGATCAACGCCGCGAAGAACTACCGCAACGACGGCGACTCGGTGCACCGGCTGTTCTACGACACCGTCAAGGGCGGTGACTTCCGCGCCCGGGAGTCGAACGTGCACCGCCTCGCGCAGATCTCGGTGGAGATCATCGACCAGTGCGTCGCCCAGGGCGTGCCGTTCGCGCGGGAGTACGGCGGACTGCTGGACACCCGGTCGTTCGGCGGGGTGCAGGTGTCCCGGACGTTCTACGCCCGCGGGCAGACGGGACAGCAGCTGCTCCTCGGCGCCTACCAGGCCCTCAGCAGGCAGATCGCGGCCGGGAACGTCGAGATGCACCCGCGCACCGAGATGCTCGACGTCATCGTGGTCGACGGCCGGGCCCGCGGCATCGTGGCCCGCGATCTGATCACCGGCAGCATCGACACGTACTACGCGGACGCCGTCGTCCTCGCCACCGGCGGCTACGGCAACGTCTTCTACCTGTCGACCAACGCCATGAACTCCAACGCCACCGCGATCTGGCGGGCCCACCGCCGCGGCGCGTACTTCGCCAACCCGTGCTTCACGCAGATCCATCCCACCTGCATCCCGCGCACCGGTGACCATCAGTCGAAGCTGACCCTGATGAGCGAGTCGCTGCGCAACGACGGGCGCATCTGGGTGCCGAAGGCCAAGGGTGACGACCGCCCGGCCAACGAGATTCCCGAGCACGAGCGCGACTACTACCTGGAGCGCATCTACCCGGCGTTCGGCAACCTCGTACCGCGCGACATCGCCTCGCGGGCCGCCAAGAACGTGTGCGACGAGGGCCGCGGGGTCGGTCCCGGCGGGCAGGGCGTCTACCTCGACTTCGCCGACGCCATCGCGCGGATGGGGCGCAAGGCCGTGGAGGCCAGGTACGGCAACCTCTTCGACATGTACGCCCGGATCACCGCCGAGGATCCGTACAGCGTGCCGATGCGGATCTATCCGGCCGTGCACTACACGATGGGCGGCCTGTGGGTCGACTACGACCTGCAGACCACCGTGCCCGGGCTGTTCGCCGTCGGCGAGGCCAACTTCTCCGACCACGGGGCGAACCGGCTGGGCGCGTCCGCGCTGATGCAAGGGCTCGCCGACGGCTACTTCGTCCTCCCGTCGACCATCAACGACTATCTCGCCCGCAACCCGCACCATGAGGCGGTCGACGACGAACACCCGGTCGTGCAGGAGGTGCTGGCCGACACCGAGGACCGGCTGCGGCTGCTGCTGGCCGTGGACGGGGACCGCACCCCCGACTCCTTCCACCGTGAACTGGGCGAGCTGATGTGGGAGTTCTGCGGCATGGCGCGCACCGAGACGGGGCTGCGCAAGGCGCTTGAGCGCATCCCGCAGATCCGGGAGGAGTTCTGGCGGCGGATCAAGGTGCCGGGCCGCGGCGAGGAGTTCAACCAGTCCCTGGAGAAGGCCAACCGGATCGTCGACTACCTGGAGCTGGCCGAGCTGATGTGCCTGGACGCGCTGCACCGCGAGGAGTCCTGCGGCGGGCACTTCCGGGAGGAGTCCCAGACCCCCGACGGCGAGGCGGCCCGCCGCGACGAGGAGTTCTCCTACGCCGCCGCCTGGGAGTTCACAAGTGCGGGCTCTGCCCCGGTCCTGCACAAGGAAGACCTCGTCTTCGAGTACGTCCACCCCACCCAGCGGAGCTACGCATGAAGCTCACCCTGCGCGTCTGGCGGCAGCGGAACGCCGACGCCGACGGAGCGATGTCCACCTACCAGGTCGACGGCATCTCGGCCGACATGTCCTTCCTGGAGATGCTCGACACCCTCAATGAGGAGCTCATCCTCGCCGGCGAGGATCCCGTCGCCTTCGACCACGACTGCCGCGAGGGCATCTGCGGCGCCTGCTCGCTCGTCATCAACGGTGACGCGCACGGACCCGAGCGCACCACCACCTGCCAGCTGCACATGCGGTCCTTCCACGACGGGGACACGATCGACATCGAGCCGTGGCGCGCCTCCGCGTTCCCGGTCGTCAAGGACCTCGTGGTCGACCGGTCCGCGTTCGACCGGATCATCCAGGCCGGCGGGTACGTGACCGCGCCGACCGGTGCCGCGCCGGAGGCGCACGCCACACCGGTACCCAAGCCGGACGCCGACTTCGCGTTCGAGCACGCCGAGTGCATCGGGTGCGGGGCGTGTGTGGCGGCCTGCCCGAACGGCGCCGCGATGCTGTTCACCTCGGCGAAGGTGAACCATCTGAACGTGCTGCCGCAGGGCGCTCCCGAGCGGGAGACACGGGTGCTGGACATGGTCGCGCAGATGGACCAGGAGGGGTTCGGGGGGTGCACGCTCGCGGGGGAGTGCGCGACGGCCTGCCCCAAGGGAATCCCGCTGTTCTCCATCACCGGGATGAACAAGGAGTGGCTGCGGGCCAGTAGGAAGGCCCCCAGGCGGTAGGGGCCGCCAAGGGGGACAGGGGGCGGCGCCCCTGGCATTCAGCAAGCTCACACTCGGGCTCTCTCCGCGG
This sequence is a window from Streptomyces ortus. Protein-coding genes within it:
- a CDS encoding putative bifunctional diguanylate cyclase/phosphodiesterase — encoded protein: MTAEPDGPEDRLRRFATIWSRAVFPVTATSLTRPEFEQRLVPLARRLSEALRARTFEAAEGQAVGAALIGAHCTEPEALSATLDCVDAYLVLYCGGDGAQDALRARSARLQHAMAAGFARALRERTLAEQETIARAALQAQGIVADALHATEARFRAVFEGAAIGIGVADLDGNILQVNNALLRMFGGTEQLMRGRNVMEWTHPEDGAQVWRLYEELVRGDREHYHVEKAFYRPDGTVLWTNLTVSLLRDADGRPQYQLALMEDTTERRLLNLRLRYEATHDALTGLPNRTLFFERLDKALAAGDGQRFGLCYLDLDGFKTINDSLGHAAGDRLLVEVADRLQSCATAPGEMVARLGGDEFVALTTGPDTESEVDALADRIMNALITPVRIDGRELTVRGSIGIVEGPAGERGPAEVLRSADITMYRAKSAGGNRYELADAEADARAITRHGLTTALPAALDRGEFFIEYQPLVHLGDGSVHGAEALVRWLHPQHGVLGPDRFIPLAEHTGLIVPLGRWVLEQSVRQAREWQERHSGAGPLRINVNLSPCQLTHPGLVSDTVDILERVGLEPDSLCLEVTESALIGADDDLLKPLRRLAEMGVDIALDDFGTGYSNLANLRRLPVSILKLDRSFTQGMQQFPADPVDLKIVEGIVSLAHSLDLAVTVEGVETGAQAEQLRLLGCDTAQGWYYARPGPPDRLHDLALIDATG
- a CDS encoding LysR family transcriptional regulator; translated protein: MQFQQLQYFVAVAETRHFTRAADVVHVAQPSLSQQIKALERELGADLFLRARGNITLTDAGEALLPLARRILADAETARHEVQELAQLRSGRVRLGATPSLCTGLLPDVLRAFHDRYPGIRLLIEEGGSHDLVRELARGALDLALVVLPLPTPSPALTTVEVLREDLVVVSSPDAPAPGGGRRAVGVPDLEGERLVMFRHGYDLRELTVAACRSAGFDPDFAVEGGEMDAVLGFVRAGLGVAVVPRMVAVRSGAGLRVTPLARPGLARTIALAHRSDVAPPRAARELQRMLLER
- a CDS encoding succinate dehydrogenase, translating into MALATRTERKPSMTRTMWDSSVGKKTVMAVSGLIMLGYLAVHMLGNLKIFFGEGEFDHYAHWLRTLGEPFLHYEWALWIVRVVLVVAVVAHAVSAYQLSRRDIRARPTKYAHKKPRASYATRTMRWGGIILGLFIVWHILDLTTGTVHANGFQHGHPYQNVIDTFSTWYGNVIYIVAVLALGLHVRHGFWSAAQTLGVGSRTRDRAFKTIADVLAVVLTAGFVAVPVGVMTGVVS
- a CDS encoding fumarate reductase/succinate dehydrogenase flavoprotein subunit, with the translated sequence MTPEADMNSGSAAYRTFAEYTTGDPVVDTKAPKGPVNQRWDTRRFEAKLVNPANRRKHTVIVVGTGLAGGAAGATLAEQGYHVVQFCYQDSPRRAHSIAAQGGINAAKNYRNDGDSVHRLFYDTVKGGDFRARESNVHRLAQISVEIIDQCVAQGVPFAREYGGLLDTRSFGGVQVSRTFYARGQTGQQLLLGAYQALSRQIAAGNVEMHPRTEMLDVIVVDGRARGIVARDLITGSIDTYYADAVVLATGGYGNVFYLSTNAMNSNATAIWRAHRRGAYFANPCFTQIHPTCIPRTGDHQSKLTLMSESLRNDGRIWVPKAKGDDRPANEIPEHERDYYLERIYPAFGNLVPRDIASRAAKNVCDEGRGVGPGGQGVYLDFADAIARMGRKAVEARYGNLFDMYARITAEDPYSVPMRIYPAVHYTMGGLWVDYDLQTTVPGLFAVGEANFSDHGANRLGASALMQGLADGYFVLPSTINDYLARNPHHEAVDDEHPVVQEVLADTEDRLRLLLAVDGDRTPDSFHRELGELMWEFCGMARTETGLRKALERIPQIREEFWRRIKVPGRGEEFNQSLEKANRIVDYLELAELMCLDALHREESCGGHFREESQTPDGEAARRDEEFSYAAAWEFTSAGSAPVLHKEDLVFEYVHPTQRSYA
- a CDS encoding succinate dehydrogenase/fumarate reductase iron-sulfur subunit, encoding MKLTLRVWRQRNADADGAMSTYQVDGISADMSFLEMLDTLNEELILAGEDPVAFDHDCREGICGACSLVINGDAHGPERTTTCQLHMRSFHDGDTIDIEPWRASAFPVVKDLVVDRSAFDRIIQAGGYVTAPTGAAPEAHATPVPKPDADFAFEHAECIGCGACVAACPNGAAMLFTSAKVNHLNVLPQGAPERETRVLDMVAQMDQEGFGGCTLAGECATACPKGIPLFSITGMNKEWLRASRKAPRR